The DNA segment TATTACCTTAATACAGTTATTCAAAATAGTAGCTTATTATTCAATGTTTATTTGCAACCGAGCGTTAatgtttaaagtttatttcattttgcgttaaaaatgtttagaatGAAACAACCAGCGCTAAAACCGAGGCAAATTCTGTGCAATATCATTTGTCGGAATATATGACAACAGAAACCAAATATTATTTGTTGCAATAATCTTCCATAAATCAAACACAATTGTTCTAAAATGAACAATGATACgcattaataaaaattttaaggcaTCTAGATATTCGGTGAAAATATTCCTTTActttaaaacatatatttttctGCAGAAACCATATCgtttaaaacatttagaaatcatttcatgctttaaacaGTGCTGGCTCCGTGCTTTGAATATATGATTTTGTTTCTGTGCTCGGAGCTTTTTTCAATCTTCCTGTGTGTGATCAATTTAcctttaaaatttgttaactcACTTTTTGTGCGCGAGGCTGTTATTGCCTAATTAGTGATTTCTTGATGGTGACGTAGGCACTGGCGCAGGCAGCGGAGCGGTTGTGAAAAGAaacagttttgttgttgttgtttgcgTTTGAAGTTGTGTGATGGTTTGCATCCTTtagaaagtttgaaacttGCGGAGCCAGACATGAATGACGATTGGTTTGTCGGCAAGTGCGGAAACCTGGTGCTTGAAATTTTCACTAGTTCTTTTAGATACAAAACAATGCCAGTTTTCTGATGTAATAATCAGATCCCAGTAGTAAACCACACACCTCGACCTATAGTTAcagattttatgttttgtttaagttaaAGTTATAACTGTGCCGAGACTGTTGAAAATCAAGATTTTACATAAAACCTTTCGACATTTTCTACGAGgaaacttatttttaaattttggcggcaattttaaaatgtgtaagtatttgttgaaaatatttgatgatgaatattttgttgttgttgtccTTAAGATGCATTGGTTCGAATACTAATTGCGAAATTGCACTATTCGTCTCCAGCTAactcagctttgcaaccagtTAGAACTAATCATTGTGCTTTTTCactttaacaaaagtttaagaCGAAGAATCTCCCAGCTTACAATATTTGACCggtaaaattattattatcctTGATTAAAACCTGTGTTTGATTTCAAAGgataattttacatttattttagcAGATGAAAAGAAAACGAAACACGATACCAGACCGTTTTTATCCAAGGAACAAATCAATATACTTGAGATTGAATATCAACGCAGCAAATGCATCAGCTTTGATAGACAGAAACAAATTGCTGAGGAATTTCAAGTGAAATTATCTGCGATTACAGGATGGTTTCTTGAACGTCACTTAATAGACGAATATAAAGCCAGAGAGAAAACTAAGCTACCGCCAAACTCAATTAACCTCAGCGAAAACGCTTCGTCAAGCTCATCGTTGCTTACGCGAGCGACATCTCAGCATAACATGACGTTTCCAAGTCTTGTTGGAGTTGGTGCGAcaagtgtgacgtcacaaggaAACAGCTCAAGATCTGGCCAAGCTGCTGTTACCGACCCCACGCTGAGTATGCTATTGTTAATATaaacaaatacagtaaaacGTTTTTAGATAAACAGACTGACATTTCTCGATTGTTTTTACTTTAGCAAGTGACCAGCAAAACACAACAATCCAATTCCACACTTCGAATACGCAAGGAGTGTTGCGGAAGAAAATATTCTACCACTGCCCTCAAAGCTGCATCCCcgaaaataaaaagtttgttataaCATCGCATTTGACCTCCTTAACTCAAAGGAACTTATAACTAACAAGAAAGCAATAGAAGGAGAACACTTGTGTGGTATCATCGGCGATATCTTTGGATGTATCTATGTTACTTGGccgtttttaattgtttagGATGAAGAGGTTTGAATCTAACCGACATGAGCCTGAAACAAGCGGCGCTGCCAATATTATGAAGCATACACAAGGAAGCGGTCAATCTTCGCATCAACGCCAGGTCAATGATGACGCAGCAGCTTCATCGTCATATTCTACCCTGGCTTCGTTCACCAACTCTGCACCAGGTAAATATATTTGGCGATGttaaaataagttgtaaaatCCAGGTAATATGTTCCAATTGCTTTTCAGCTGAAGAAAGTCTTTTTGACTGCCAAGATCAGATCGATTTTACGTTGAGGCAGCTGGATTTTTTGGAGGACGAGTTTGCTTACAATCAAAAGCTCGATCTTTCCACAGGTAGATTGGCGTACCTTACAAGTGCACTCAGAGCACCCCCAGGCAAGATTGAACGGTGGTTTGAGAATAAAcacaaatcaatcaaaaagaaaaaaaagggAAAGTTTTCAACGTCTGCATCAAACACCCAAAACACCGGTATGTCTCATGCACATGCACCGTATGTTTGTAGTGCAGTATGGGAACGTGTTGAATAATCCCGCCTCGTTGCATGAAGGACAAGTCAACGCGGAAGCAGCAACCTCGCTGCCATCAACAAGCAGCGCAAGTTCTGAACAACCTGCAGAAAGTAGTCAAGGTATTATTTTTGAGATTTAATGACGTGACAATATACATGTTTTAATAATAACCGGGTAAACGTCTACTAGATTTGGAGGAGGAATCTAAAAAATCAACTCGAAGCCGTTATGCGTTTTCAAAAGAACAAGAGGCCGGATTGCTAGTAGCTTATAATGAAAATCCCTACCTCAACAACAAAAGATCTCTTGCTTTGTCTTTGGGATTGCAAATACCTTTCCATCGTATAAGTGGTTGGTTTCATAACCATACAAGAAGACATAAATCTCTGAAGAGACatgaagaaaaaacaacaaaataagcaGTACTTCAAGCTCTGGGTTGGTAGCATTGACATCATCACATTTCCACAGGCAAGAACCGTCTCAGCAAGATGGGAACGCGCCGGACTACTTCGATGGAAGTTTGATTAACGAAAACGACCAATCCAATGAATTGGCTTCACTTGACGTCAGTGAAGTCATCCATGTCTTAGGCGATCAGCAAGATGACGCCAATGAACCAAACTAACATCGCATGTTGCCCCCCGGTTTTCTTGTTATTCGTTGTTTATCTTGGACGGTCTTAATTGATTTTATGGAAGATTATTGcaacgaaatattttataaccGCTTTAAAGAGATTTTATTTGGCAAcgatttattttgatttttgtgtttttttacgttttaatGCCGTTTAccgcaaaataaaatacaagcaTTGTCGCTAAATACTGTTATAACTATCAGCTGCTACAAAGACCTTGTCAAGGATTTTGATATTGATGAAAAAGTTCTCTGGATTATACAAGATGCAATATTGTCAAGAAGCAACTGTtaaaatcaacattgaaaGCGACGTCTTACATCGCTACCCCTAGGGCCTAATTGGTATATAGCATCTCGAGTTTATTTTCTGATTGTGTGAAGACGGTGGAATCTGTGTTGGTGTGGTGTTGCGCTAGGCTGGTAAGTGTTGGGCGAGTGTTGAATTGAGTCTACGTTTGGAGTTTTTAGAAGAAAGATGGTTGTTTTTATCTAAGAAATGCTCATAAAAGTTAGTAAAGCAAGAggagctaattgactagctgtAAAGCGGGAAGTTTCCTGGCTGAGAAAAAGTGTGGTTACAAGTTGACTGCCAACAACGACCAAATCAAGAAAGTCGACTAATTCGGAAGTTATTTCACCTGCAAAGGGAAATGTAATAATGGAATGAAACGGTTGTAACAACTGTCTTGTGATGCATTTTAAAATCTCCGCGCAATTCTTGCAAATCGAAATTTAGCTCTGAAAATGCGACATAGCTCCCGCAATGTTATGTCATATCTGTTTTTATATGGTTTTGAAAGTTGAACATTGAACAAGCAAACTGCTAAAGGAATAAAGGCATTCTAAATGTGGTCCAGTGGATGATGCAGATGGGGTGACAGTGTTACTATAATTATGAAGTTCTTTAAAGGGCGAAAACTACAAAAtcgctttgaaataaaatgcataaGGGACAACTCAGTCTCATTGGACACATCACAAGAAAGGTGAGGTTGGATCTATGGTATTTTAGGTAGCGATACAAAAGTTAAGGTTCCCGCTGAAAGTTTGATGGAAACGTTCACAGATCGCTCACCTGTGAGAAAGATGATTTGTCAAAGTTCGCCAAACGAATGAGATACCGtggcaaaataatatttcgcactgttgtttatttgtattttgtgtgttttcctcgcttgatttattttgttagtGTTGTATCACCCTGACTTCTTTTGTCCACTGtcttatttgattttgttctttttggcGCTTCATTGGTTTGATGTGGTCGAACGCGTAATCAATGCCTGTCTTTTTCCGATTGGTGTCCCGCATTTGCTTCAGGCGTGAGTAGTTGCCTTCCTGAAAAAAGTAGTGGCCTTTTAATTCAGTGTACGTTTGAGTGTTCAGAGCGAGGACCTGTCATTTTTTTGATCTCTCGGATCTGCTGTTGGTGTTTTTTGTTACActttattaacttattttacATGTGTGTTTGTAACTTTAAGCTCCAAACGGAGATGAATTTTAAATCTCTCATGAGAATGCAATCAACCTGCTGTGCACAACGTTCGTTGGTTTTGAGGGGCCCGTGAAAGCGGTAGAAAACGTACCTGGCAGAGGAAAATCTGTAAAAACACCTCCCAGAAGATGACAATATACTTCTTCTCTAAAGTATGGTTTAACCGAGTTTCTGTTAAGAAATCTCTCTCATGCATCAATCGCAAATTATTAGAGCTTTAGACTTTTCCTTTTTAAAGAACTGctgataaaaaaatgttttaattgtttaataaaatattttacttgttttgaaCTGTTGCAAAACTTGATCTTTGCTGTTTTAAAGGAgcttagaaaacatttttaaatgaaaacaaatctGCCACCTAAGCGTGCTTAAGACGTTAAAATCAACCAATTATTGTTGTTAAAGGAGCTTTCCCTTGTTGATTGTACCCTGGTTTTGCTAAAACACTCAACCACCAACTGACGCTTCAACAATGAGTTTAAAGCAACACTGCGTCCTCGTTTTCTGCATTagtaaataaagttttttaatttcgcAATTTTGCGGGATTGCTTTGCAATACAGAAGCTCTCGCTCATTTTccaataatttaaattatcttttttCTTATCTATGCCAGTCATCTACACTGATTGAAAATTATAGAacacattaaatttttacacCCACATAACCCTCATACCTCGGTGAAAAAGATGACCGACTTATGTCAAGTAAATTTGATGAACCTCTCTATGCTTCATTCTACTATTTGTACGGTATTTAGAGAATGTCGAAACAGCGGAACTTGTTCAAAGACTccaacaaatgttttttttttctgatcTGAATGAAGTAGATCcagttgcaaaaaataaaacattttgcattaatCATTTTGGCTTTAAACGTGTAGTGAGTGACTGCTCATATCGACTTTTAGATTCCTTCTGGTTATGTGAATGTGACGTGATAGATAGTTCTTAACATGTTTTGGCAAATATGATGGTGGGTTGGAAATTTGTAGAAAATGGAACTCCGCGGACTTCCCCATTGTTGTCAAGCATTCCCAATTGTAAGCTTCGAGATTTCCAGCACCAGATTtaagttgatgttgtctgaaccgttttaaccaaaatttaatgtaaaataagaaacagaaTATACTTTAGTTTGGCACGTTTTAAGTTTCACAGttcacctgaagaagcaagctaatgcttgcgaaagctcgtgtcgaaaagtataaagttaaccttaagagtgccagATTTaagttgtttgattttatgGTGTCAAAAACGCTAATTTAGAGATTGCTTCTTACAGGCGGCGAAGAAACTTCGGGAAGTGAAACAGCACATCACAGGGCGGACGCATTTGCTCATTTCATTCATTGAAAGAACCCTGTAGTTGGGTGACCTGTTTGAAGAACAGATTAagaacatttgcaataaaaatctgTGCAACAGCTTAACCATAAAGAAACTTGAGTAAGACAGCTGTTCTGTTCATCATCTTGTATGTTCTTGCTGATATATTTTCTTAATGTCATGGAATTGAAATCACTTTTAAACTTTACCGTTTCAGTATTGTCATCCTCAAGAGGGCGCCATAATCAAAACTACTGTGTAGACTACATAAAATGAAACGCATTATTACCTTAATACAGTCGTTCAATTTAGTAGCTAATTATTCAATAATTATTTGCAACCGAgcaataaactttaaaatttattttattttgcgttaaaaatgtttagaatGAAACAACCAGCGCTAAAATCGAGGCAAATTCTGTGCAATGTCATTTGTCAGATCAGAGTATATGACAACAGAAACCAAATATTATTTGTTGCAATAaccttcaataaaacaaacataattgtTCTAAAAATGAACAATGATAttcattaataaaaatttcaaggCATCTAGAAATTCGGTGAAAATATTCCTTTACTttaaaacttatatttttctacagGAACCATATCgtttaaaacatttagaaatcatttcatgctttaaacaGTCCTTGCTCCGTGCTTTGAAAACATGATTTTGTTTCTGTGCATGGaacgtttttgcaatattCCTGTGTGTGATCaatttacctttaaaaattgttaactCACTTTTTATGCGCGAGGTTATTATTGCCTAATTAGTGATTTCGTGATGGTGACGTAGCCAAATTCCATTTTGTGTTGGCACAGGCTGCGGAGCGGTTGTGAAAAGAAACAGTTTCGTTAGTGTTTTTTTTCGCTTGCAATTGTGTGATGGTTTGGAACTTTTAGAAAGTTTGCAAAGTTTCAGTGCCAGACATAAATGAGGTTGGGTTTGTCGACAAGTGCTGCAACGCTGGTGCTTGAATGTTTGACAAGCTCTTTTTGTTAAGAAGGAGAACAATAAATCTGACagttttgtgatgtcataatcagGTCGGAGCAGTAAATCACAACCTCAACCTGTTGCTaaagattttactttttacttaCAGACGTTTAAGGTTTGCTTGTGCTGAAAATGTTAAAGCCATGaaacttttatcaaaattttacattattgtttctttagaaAACTAAGTTCATAATCAGGTTTGATCAGActcagcaacaaaaataaactctaTTTGTTGTAACAAATGTTACTTAAGTTAAAGTTCTGACTGCGCCGAGTCAGTTAAAAATTAAGACTTTAcgcaaattgtttcgttattTTCCCACTGAAAGCTTGTTTTGAAGTTGGAAGAAATCATTAAAATGTGTAAGTATTTGATGatatatttgttgttgttgctaaGATGCATTGGTGCTAGATTTTCTAGCACTAATGGAAAAAATGCACCATTTGTTCCCAGCTTTCAGTTTCAAACTATTAGAACTAACCATTGtgctttttcattttaacgGATCTCCTTTAAATTATGCTCCCAACTTACGATATTCCTGTTGCAGAAATATTATGATCCTAGATTAAAACCTGTGTTTGATGTCAAAGgataattttacatttattttagcAGATAAAATGGAAACGGAACAAGAAACCAGAACGGTTTTATCCCACGAACAAATCAAGATACTTGAGATTGAGTATGAACGCAACCCATTCATCACCATTGGTAGACAGAAACAAATTGCTGAGGAATTCAATGTGGACATAATTGTTATTAGAAGATGGTTCCTTGAACGTCGTTCAAATGACCAATATCAAGTTAGAGAGAAAACTGAGCTAGGGCCAAACTCAATTAACCTCAACGAAAACGCTTCGTCAAGCTCATCGTTGTTTACAACAGCGACACCTGTGGCAGGACTTCAGTCTGTCGACTCTAGTCCGACGTCTTACTTTCCATCCCACCATTACATGACGTTTCCAAGTCTCGATGGAGTTGGTCCGAcaaatgtgacgtcacaaggaAACAGCTTAAGATCTGGCCAAGCTGCTGTTGCCGACACCACGCCGAGTATGTAATtgtgtaacaaaaatttattaagaGATTTGCTATAAACCAACTGATATTTCTCGATTGTTTTTACTTCAGCAAGTAGTCAGCAAAACACAACAATCCAACCTCAGTATTCGAATCAGCAGAGAGTGTTGCGGAAGAAAGAAGTTCAACACCGCCCTCATTACAGCGACTTTGAAAATAGAAAATCTCTTATATTATGGCATTTGAACTCCTTCATTCAAAGGAACTTATAACTAAAAAGAAAGCAATAGAAGGAGAACACGTGTTCTACCACAGGCGATATCTTTGGATGTGTCTGTGTTACTTGAccgtttttaattgtttagGATGAAGAGGTTTGAAACCAACCGACATGAGCCTGAAACAAGCGGCGCTGCCAATATTATGAAGCATACACAAGGAAGCGGTCAATCTTCGCATCAACGCCAGGTTATTGATGACGCAGCAGCTTCATCGTCATATTCTGAAACGGCTTCGTTCACCAACTCTGCACCAGGTAAATATATTTAGCGatattaaaataagttttaaaatcaagGTAATATTTTTCCATTCCTTTTCAGCTGAAGGAAGTCCATTTGATTGCCAAGATAAAATCGATTTTACTATGAAGCAGCTGAACTTTTTGGAGGACGAATTTGTTTACTGCGACAGTCTCCAATCTTTGAGATTGTGGTACATTTCTTGTGCACTCAAAGTATCCGAAACGAAGGTTGAACGGTGGTTTGAGATAAGACGCAAATcaatcaaaaagaaaaaaaagagaaagtttcCAACGTCTGCATCAAACACCCAGAGCACAGGTATATCTCATGTACATGCACCGTATGTATGTAGTGCTGTATATGAACGTGTTGAATAATCCTGCCTCGTTGCATGAAGGACAAGCCAACGCGGAAGCAGCAACCTCGCTGCCATCAACAAGCAGCGCCAGTTCTGAACAACCTGCAGAAAGTAGCCAAAGTATTATTATTGAGATTTAATGACGTGACAATTTACATGTTTTAATAATAACCGGGTAAACGTCTACTAGATTTAGAAGAGGAACCTGAAAAATCATCCTGGAAGCCTTATGCGTTTTCAGCAGAACAGAATGCCGGATTGCAAGTAGCTTATCGTGAAAATCCCTACCTCAATGACGAGAGAACATTTGCTCTGGCGATATATTTCATAATACCTGTACGTCATGTGGATAAGTGGTTTCATACCCGTACCAGGACACGTCGAGGAGCTTACTTAAAGCAGAAGAGACTTGAAGAAAAACAACGAAGTAAACGGAGCACTTCAAGCTCATCGGTGGTAGCATTGACATCATCACACATCCACAGACAAGATCCATCTCAGCAAGATGGGAACGAACCGCACTACCTCGATGGAACTTTTATTAAGAAAATCGACCAATCCAATGAATTGGCTCCACTTGACGTTAGTGACGTAATCCATGTCTTAGGCGATCAGCAAGATGACGCCAATGAGCCAATTTAACAGAGCAAGTTGCTCTCAGGTTTCTTGTTATTCGTTGTTTATCTTGGACGGTGTTCATTGATTTTATGAAAGCTTGTTGCAACAAGATATTTTATAACCGCTGTAAAGAGTTTTTATTTGGCAACAATTTttccttgtttttttttgtgttgttttctacgttttatttctgtttaccgcaaaataaaatacaagcaTCATCGCTGAATACTGTTATAACTATCAACTGCAAAAAAGAACTTACCGAGGATTATGATATTGATGAAAAGCTCTCTGGATTATACAAGATGCAATATtgttaaacaaatattaaaatcaCATTGAAAACATTGATTTTGTCGAAATAAGAAGGATGTGAAATGTCCGAGATTTGTTCAGTTAATTTTGTGACTTGATCAAAATGATCATGCAGAAAACCTCTAACGTATAAAGTAATTCGgctaaatttcaaacatcaaTTAGTTAAGATATGTTGAGGTGTTGCCAATTCAGCAGAGAATCCACAACGTCTCGTTGGTTGAGTAGTGATAGTCATTGACGAAAGTTCACTTAAACACCAAAAAGACTGAATACGTATAATTATATCACGTCAATCGCTAAAATCAGGAAATAGGTTTGTCAtaggattatttttatgcacccgtTTAGAGCCATCACATTGGGCACTGCTTGTTCGCACCACTCTTATAGGTTAATTTAGTCAAATGTGTGGGTCAACATCCGTTGTTATTCGCATTGTGCCATTTGCATGCATGCTCGTCAGTTTTATGTTTTCTCACGTGCTACCGTGTTTCACCTATTCATATGTAAACATGTGTTTTTAGTCTATTCTTTGTGACGTCTTACATCGCTACCCCTAGGGCCTAATTGGTATATAGCATCTCGAGTTTATTTTCTGATTGTGTGAAGACGGTGGAATCTGTGTTGGTGTGGTGTTGCGCTAGGCTGGGAAGTGTTGGGCGAGTGTTGAATTGAGTCTACGTTTGGAGTTTTTAGAAGAAAGATGGTTATTTCTATCTAAGAAATGCTCATAAAAGTTAGTAAAGGAAGAggagctaattgactagctgcAAAGCGGGAAGTTTCCTGGCTGAGAAAAAGTGTGGTTACAAGTTGACTGCCAACGATGACCAAATCAAGAAAGTCGACTATTTTGGAAGCTATTTCACCTGCAAAGGGAAATGCGATAATGGAATGAAATGGTTGTAACAACTGTCTTGTGATGCATTTTAAGATCTCCACGCAATTCTTGcaaatcaaaatttagctCTGAAAATGCGACATAGCTCCCGCAATGTTATGTCATACCTGTGTTTCTATATGGTTTTGAAAGTTGAACATTGAACAAGCAAACTGCTAAAAGAATAAAGGCATTCTAAATGTGGTCCAACGGATGATGCAGATGGGTTGATAGTGTTACTAATTATGAAGTTCTTCGAAGGGCGAAAACTACAAAAtcgctttgaaataaaatgcatgaGGGACAACTCAGTCTCATTGGACACATCACAAGAAAGGTGAGGTTGGATCTATGGTACTTTACGTAGCGATACAAAAGTTAATGTTCCCGCTGAAAGTTTGACGGAAACGTTCATAGATCGCTCACCTGTGAGAAAGATGATTTGTCAAAGTTCGCCAAACGAATGAGACACTGtggcaaaataatatttcgcactgttatttatttgtattttgtgtgttttcccacgcttttattttgttagtgCTGCATCACCCTGGTTTCTTTTGTCCACTGtcttatttgattttgttctttttggcGCTTCAGTGTTTCGATGTGGTCGAACGCGTAATCATTGCGTGTCCTTTTCCGATTGGTGTCTCGCATTTGCTTCAGGCGTGAGTAGTTGCCTTCCTGAAAAAAAGGTGACCTTTTGATTCAGTCTACATTCGAGTGTTCAGAGCGAGGACCTGTATTTTTTTGATCTCTCGTATCTGGTGTTGGGGTTTTTATTACActttattaacttattttacATGTCTGTTTGTAACTTTAAGCCCCAAACGGAGATGAGTTTTTAATCTACCATGAGAATATAATCAAGCTGCACTGTACAACGTTCGTTGGTTTTCAGTGGGCCGTGAAAGCGGTAGAAAACGTACATGGCAGAGGAAAATCTGTAACAACACCTCCTAGAAGATGACGATATTCTTCTTCTCTAAAGTATGGTTTAACCGAGTTTCTGTTAAGAAATCTCTCTCATGCATCAATCGCAAATTATTAGAGCTTTAGACTTTTCCTTTTTAAAGAACTGCTGataaaaagatgttttaattgtttaataaaatattttacttgttttgcaCTGTTGCAAAACTTGATCTTTGCTGTTTTAAAGGAGctcagaaaacatttttaaatgaaaacaaatttgccACCTAAGCGTGCTTAAGACGTTAAAATCAACCAATTATTGTTGTTAAAGGAGCTTTCCCTTGTTGATTGTGCCCTGGTTTTGCTAAAACAATTAACCACCAACTGACGCTTCAACAATGAGCTTAAAGCAACACCGCGTCCTCGTTTTCTGCATCACtaaataaagtttataaatttCGCAATTTGCGGGATTGCTTTGCAATAGCTCCCGctcatttttaaataatttatattatCTTTTTTCCTATCTATGCCCTTCATCTACACTGATTGAAAATTAAAGAACACATTAAACTTTTACACCCACATAACCCTCATACCTCTGTGAAAAAGATGACCGACTTATGTCAAGTGAATTTGATGAACCTCTCTATGGTTCATTCTACTATTTGTACGGTATTTAGAGAATGTCGAAACAGCGGAAC comes from the Clavelina lepadiformis chromosome 5, kaClaLepa1.1, whole genome shotgun sequence genome and includes:
- the LOC143458760 gene encoding uncharacterized protein LOC143458760 — its product is MSDEKKTKHDTRPFLSKEQINILEIEYQRSKCISFDRQKQIAEEFQVKLSAITGWFLERHLIDEYKAREKTKLPPNSINLSENASSSSSLLTRATSQHNMTFPSLVGVGATSVTSQGNSSRSGQAAVTDPTLTSDQQNTTIQFHTSNTQGVLRKKIFYHCPQSCIPENKKMKRFESNRHEPETSGAANIMKHTQGSGQSSHQRQVNDDAAASSSYSTLASFTNSAPAEESLFDCQDQIDFTLRQLDFLEDEFAYNQKLDLSTGRLAYLTSALRAPPGKIERWFENKHKSIKKKKKGKFSTSASNTQNTGQVNAEAATSLPSTSSASSEQPAESSQDLEEEPEKSSWKPYAFSAEQNAGLQVAYRENPYLNDERTFALAIYFIIPVRHVDKWFHTRTRTRRGAYLKQKRLEEKQRSKRSTSSSSVVALTSSHIHRQDPSQQDGNEPHYLDGTFIKKIDQSNELAPLDVSDVIHVLGDQQDDANEPI
- the LOC143458691 gene encoding uncharacterized protein LOC143458691 translates to METEQETRTVLSHEQIKILEIEYERNPFITIGRQKQIAEEFNVDIIVIRRWFLERRSNDQYQVREKTELGPNSINLNENASSSSSLFTTATPVAGLQSVDSSPTSYFPSHHYMTFPSLDGVGPTNVTSQGNSLRSGQAAVADTTPTSSQQNTTIQPQYSNQQRVLRKKEVQHRPHYSDFENRKSLILWHLNSFIQRNL